The DNA sequence GGCGCGATGCCAAACAGGTTCTCAGGGATGGTCGCCAAAGCTTCGCTAAAGCTCTCAGACAGTGGCGCCAAGGCTTCATCTTCACCACTCGCGGTCGAGTAGAGGCTGTTCAGGGTGCCGACTACGGCTTCTTTGGCGAAGATACCTGTGATGATACCCACAGTTGCCGGCCAGTTATCCTGCTCTATGCCCATTGGCGAGAAGAGCGGGGTAACCTTCTGGCTCGCCACACTCAGCACAGACTCAGAACTGTCCTCGTGGCCGAAGCTGCCATCGACACCTATGGCGTTGATGAAGTTAAGCAGGGTTACCACGATAACGATTGTCTTACCTGCGCCCAGAATAAAGCTCTTGGTACGCTTGCCGGTTCTGGCCATCACCGCCTTAAGCTTCGGCTTCTCGTAGTTAGGCAGTTCCATCACCACGGCGCTGCTGCTGCCGGGAAGCAAGGTTGAACGTAGCAACAGGCCCGTCCCTACCGCGGCTAACACGCCTATGATATAGAGCAGGAATACCAGATTCTGACCCGACTCGGGGAAGAAGGCCGCCGCAAACAGGGCATAAACCGGCAGACGAGCACCACAAGACATGAAGGGTGCCATCATACCTGTCACGATACGCTCACGCTCGCTGCCTAAGGTACGGGTCGCCATGATGGCAGGTACCGAGCAGCCAAAACCGACGATCATAGGTACAAACGCCTTACCCGGCAGACCGATACGACGCATCAGGCCATCGACCACGAAGGCGGCGCGCGCCATGTAACCCGAGCCTTCCAGCACAGACAGTGCCAGGAATAGCGCGGCGATCACAGGAATAAAGGTGGCTACGGTTTGGATACCCTGGCCCATACCGCCGGCAACTATGGTCACCAACCAGGCTGGGGCACCGATATTGGTCATCAGTGCGCCGAGATGATCGACAAACAGGGCGCCGGCCGTGATGTCGAAGAAGTCGATAAAGGCGCTACCGACATTGATACTGAACATAAACATCAGGTACATCACAAACAGGAATACCGGGACACCTGCGATGGGATGTAACACCAGCTTATCGAGACGGTCGCTCAGGGTAAGCTGATCACTATCTTTCACCGATTTGTTAAACACCTGCTGCACGAAATCGAAACGTGTGGTGGCCACCATGATCTCGATATCCTTGCCCTGGGCCGCTAAACGCTCGGAGCATTGGGACACCTCAGACAGCATCTGACCATTCTTACACTGGCCACAGCCAAGACCGTTACCCATCATCGCCAGGGCGCGGCCACGACTCAGCTGGCTATCACGCTCAAACAGCGCCTTGATACCCGCCTCAATCTCAACATCGTAGTCCAGCACCAGAGGCGCCTCGGACACCTTACCATCCAACAGGTCGACCACTTGGGCTTGTACCTGCTTGATATCATTCATATCGCGAGAGCAGACGGCAATTACGGGGCAGCCTAGCTGCTGACTCATCTTGTCGACATCGACCTCGATCCCATGGGCCTTGGCCGCATCAATCTTGTTGATCACTACCACCATAGGAATGCCAAGCTCGCGTAGCTGCACCGTCAGATACAGGTGACGCTCGATGTTAGTGGCATCGACCAGGTTGATGATGCCATCCATCTGCGCCTCGGCCAGGTATTGCTGAGCAATCTGCTCATCGAGTGAGCAATCGCAGCTGCTACCGGCGGGCAGCAGATCGTAAATACCAGGCAGATCCGTCAGCAGCACCTGGGTATCGTTCAGGGTAAAGGCCCCCGTCTTCTTCTCTACCGTTACCCCAGACCAGTTACCCACCTGCTGGTTGGCACCGGTTAGCGCATTAAAGAGTGTTGACTTGCCCGCGTTAGGGTTACCAACGGTCACACAATGAAATTGTTTAGCCATGAGCCAGCTCCACCTCAATTACTTCAGCCAGGTCCTTACGCATGCATAACTTACTGCCACGAATGGCCAACTCTAATCCCGAGCCCAGTGGGGCGCGTCGTAATAGGGTCAGAGAGGTGTTGGGGGTGATCCCCATGGATAAAAGCTTGCGTTTCACCACCGCGGGCAGGCTAATCTGGCCAACCTCGGAGATCACTGCACTATCGCCAGGCTTTAATTCGCTTAATTTCATATTGCAACTCTACCTTTTCAGGTCTCGATAAATCTGAACTACCCCAGATTCTAACGGAGCAAGGCTTCCAATAACTTTATCTAGATCAATATTTATGATTGGAAACGATAATAATTTTCAATTGTATTTTATATTATGTGACAGATATCTCAATCAGTAAACGAGATTATCAAATGAGAACCATTTTCATTGGCGAGCAATTCTACGTCCCAACTTACGAGCGCAACGTGATCTAGATCACATATAGTGCTAATTCGCTCAAATACTTCATTTTTACCCATTATTTATCGCCACAAAATTTACACATTCGTCACAAATCTTGCCTATTATTTAGCTTTGGTAAATTAGTAATTCATAAAGATAACAACTAAACGCCACACTGTGCTTGGATGGATGATGATGAAAAAGGAATCGACTTGGCTGCGTGCCCTTAGGCTAACGGCCCTACTCGCGCTATACCCTCTCTTTAGTTTGCTCGCTCAGGCAACCCCCTGGGATGAGATGCCCGCCGACGAGGTGGAGAAGATCCTCGATAGCAAATTCGCCGAAGGTCAATACTCCCCCAAAGGCGCCGATAGCTGCCTCATGTGCCATCGCAAGAACCAAACCGTCATGGCGCTATTTGACGGCGTGCATGGCAATCCCCAGGTAAAAGGCTCCCCCATGGCCGACCTGCAGTGCGAAGCCTGCCACGGCCCCATGGGCAAACATAATCGTGGCGGCAAGGAGCCTATGATCACCTTCGGCTCCAACTCACCCGTGCCAGCAGAGAAACAAAACAGCGTCTGCATGAGCTGCCATAACGACGACCAGCGCATGGGCTGGAGCGGCAATCATCACGACAATGCCGATGTCGCCTGTAGCGATTGTCACCAGGTACACACGGGTCACGACCCCATTAGCGATAAGAGCCAGGAGGTCGCCGTCTGCACCACATGTCATACCCAACAAAAGGCCGACCTGCACAAGCGCAGCAGCCACCCCCTCAAGTGGCAACAGATGGTCTGTAGCGACTGTCACAATTCCCACGGCGGTCTGGGCGAGGCCAGCCTAAAACAGATGAGCATCAACGACAACTGCTACGCCTGCCACGCCGAGAAACGTGGGCCTAAGCTGTGGGAACATGCGCCGGTCACCGATAACTGCGCCAACTGTCATAATCCCCACGGCACGGTCAACGAGGCCATGTTGATCGCCAAGCCCCCTCAGCTTTGCCAGCAGTGCCACGCCAGCGACGGTCACGCCGCCAATCCGGTATTTGCCAACAGCCCTAATGCCTTCAACGGCGGCCAAAGCTGCCTCAACTGCCACAACCAGGTGCATGGCTCTAACCATCCATCGGGCAAACTACTGCAACGTTAATGAGGGAGCATAGCGATGAACAGACTTAAAGGGACTCACACACGCGCTTGGTCACTCAGCCTGCTGACCCTCTCAATTCTCAGCAGCCTGGCATCGGCTCAGGGGTACGATCTCGCCTCCGCCAATCGCAGCTCGGTGAAGATGGATGCCTGGAAATGCCAGCGCTGTGAAGTCAAAGATGCGACTACAGGTGAGATAGGCGTCGGCGTCGCCTATAACGACGGCGGCGATAGCCGTTTCGGCAACACCACGGGCACAGACACAGATGGCGCCGTGGCGAGCCTGGAGGCAGACCTGACCCACAAGAAGGCCTCTGGCTACCAGACCCAATTTAAGGCAGACCGCCTAGGCTACGACGCCGGCTCGGCCAGCCTAACCACGGGGCGCAAGGGCCAGTACGAGATAGCCGCCAGTTATCGAGGCTTTGCCCGCTTCGACAACAACGCGGCGCTAACCCCCTATCGACTAACGGCCGCTAGTTGGCAGCTACCCAGCCAATGGCAGAGCGCCGCCA is a window from the Shewanella loihica PV-4 genome containing:
- a CDS encoding DmsE family decaheme c-type cytochrome; translated protein: MMMKKESTWLRALRLTALLALYPLFSLLAQATPWDEMPADEVEKILDSKFAEGQYSPKGADSCLMCHRKNQTVMALFDGVHGNPQVKGSPMADLQCEACHGPMGKHNRGGKEPMITFGSNSPVPAEKQNSVCMSCHNDDQRMGWSGNHHDNADVACSDCHQVHTGHDPISDKSQEVAVCTTCHTQQKADLHKRSSHPLKWQQMVCSDCHNSHGGLGEASLKQMSINDNCYACHAEKRGPKLWEHAPVTDNCANCHNPHGTVNEAMLIAKPPQLCQQCHASDGHAANPVFANSPNAFNGGQSCLNCHNQVHGSNHPSGKLLQR
- the feoB gene encoding Fe(2+) transporter permease subunit FeoB is translated as MAKQFHCVTVGNPNAGKSTLFNALTGANQQVGNWSGVTVEKKTGAFTLNDTQVLLTDLPGIYDLLPAGSSCDCSLDEQIAQQYLAEAQMDGIINLVDATNIERHLYLTVQLRELGIPMVVVINKIDAAKAHGIEVDVDKMSQQLGCPVIAVCSRDMNDIKQVQAQVVDLLDGKVSEAPLVLDYDVEIEAGIKALFERDSQLSRGRALAMMGNGLGCGQCKNGQMLSEVSQCSERLAAQGKDIEIMVATTRFDFVQQVFNKSVKDSDQLTLSDRLDKLVLHPIAGVPVFLFVMYLMFMFSINVGSAFIDFFDITAGALFVDHLGALMTNIGAPAWLVTIVAGGMGQGIQTVATFIPVIAALFLALSVLEGSGYMARAAFVVDGLMRRIGLPGKAFVPMIVGFGCSVPAIMATRTLGSERERIVTGMMAPFMSCGARLPVYALFAAAFFPESGQNLVFLLYIIGVLAAVGTGLLLRSTLLPGSSSAVVMELPNYEKPKLKAVMARTGKRTKSFILGAGKTIVIVVTLLNFINAIGVDGSFGHEDSSESVLSVASQKVTPLFSPMGIEQDNWPATVGIITGIFAKEAVVGTLNSLYSTASGEDEALAPLSESFSEALATIPENLFGIAPEDPLSISVGDIQTIETASSELDVDTSTFSALQSGFSGVTAAFAYLLFILLYTPCVAAMGALVGEFGPRWATFAATWTLGLAYGTATVFYQAMTFAAHPLQSGLWIAFFLVALVVFYLWLKRKGQRAQTIIPVINVVTE
- a CDS encoding FeoA family protein, coding for MKLSELKPGDSAVISEVGQISLPAVVKRKLLSMGITPNTSLTLLRRAPLGSGLELAIRGSKLCMRKDLAEVIEVELAHG